A genomic segment from Bacillus cereus G9842 encodes:
- the casR gene encoding two-component system response regulator CasR produces the protein MKIKLLLVEDHHIVRRGLVFFLKTRGEFEIIGEAENGEEALHFVQKEKPDVVLMDVSMPKMDGIEATKRLKQYDETIKVLILSSFSEQDYVIPALEAGADGYQLKEVQPEQLVASIIAVHQGNANFHPKVTPALMGRSAVKKEIENPFSMLTKREQEVLREIAKGRSNKEIAAELHITEQTVKTHVSNVLAKLEVDDRTQAALYAVKHGENYS, from the coding sequence TTGAAGATTAAATTGCTATTAGTTGAGGATCATCATATCGTTCGAAGAGGACTTGTATTCTTTTTGAAAACGAGAGGAGAATTTGAAATTATTGGGGAAGCGGAAAATGGCGAAGAGGCATTACATTTCGTGCAAAAAGAAAAACCAGATGTCGTACTAATGGATGTATCAATGCCGAAAATGGATGGAATTGAGGCGACAAAACGTCTAAAGCAATACGATGAGACGATAAAGGTACTTATATTAAGTAGTTTTTCAGAGCAAGATTATGTTATACCAGCACTTGAAGCTGGAGCAGATGGTTATCAATTAAAAGAAGTACAACCTGAGCAACTTGTCGCTTCTATTATTGCAGTACATCAAGGAAATGCGAATTTTCACCCGAAAGTAACACCTGCATTAATGGGGCGTTCCGCAGTAAAGAAGGAAATAGAAAATCCTTTTTCAATGTTAACGAAAAGAGAGCAAGAGGTACTTCGTGAAATTGCGAAAGGAAGAAGCAACAAGGAGATTGCAGCAGAACTTCATATTACAGAACAAACTGTGAAAACACACGTTTCAAACGTTTTAGCTAAATTGGAAGTGGATGATCGTACGCAAGCCGCATTATACGCAGTGAAACATGGGGAGAATTATTCATAA
- the casK gene encoding two-component system sensor histidine kinase CasK yields MHRLEALKEIAELLNEATNLQDMLEKVLHTLLQVMNLQTGWIFFIDESGKHSMLVDENLPEALTWQEKKPMCEGNCWCVERFVNGRLEKATNIIECKRIEDAIECNWGETEDVTHHATIPLRSGSEKFGLLNVAAPHKTHFSEEELALLESIAFQIGTTIQRIQLVEKERKYVVVAERNRLARDLHDSVKQLLFSIMLTAKGTLNMTQDRELQEMLSYIGELSQEALQEMTLLIWQLRPEGLEKGLAEAIQNYGKLLGVQVEVRIDGMVSIGDEIEEVLWRISQEALHNCKKHASCEKVHVLLKIENNQLFFYIEDNGIGFIQDQVRESALGLKSMKERIQLMKGSFQIITELRKGTKIEIQLPI; encoded by the coding sequence ATGCATCGTTTAGAAGCATTAAAAGAAATTGCTGAATTATTAAATGAAGCAACAAACTTACAGGATATGTTAGAAAAAGTGTTGCATACATTGTTACAAGTAATGAATTTACAAACAGGGTGGATATTCTTTATTGATGAAAGTGGAAAGCATAGCATGCTTGTAGACGAAAATTTACCAGAGGCTCTTACGTGGCAAGAGAAGAAGCCGATGTGTGAAGGAAACTGTTGGTGTGTAGAACGTTTTGTGAATGGGAGATTAGAAAAAGCGACTAATATTATTGAATGTAAGCGAATAGAAGATGCAATTGAATGTAATTGGGGAGAGACAGAAGATGTTACACATCATGCGACAATTCCGCTTAGGTCTGGATCAGAGAAATTTGGCCTATTAAATGTAGCCGCGCCTCATAAGACACATTTTTCTGAGGAAGAGTTAGCGTTATTAGAATCAATTGCATTTCAAATTGGAACGACAATACAACGTATTCAATTAGTTGAGAAAGAACGTAAATATGTAGTGGTAGCGGAAAGAAATCGACTTGCACGTGATTTACATGATTCAGTAAAACAATTGTTATTTTCTATTATGCTAACAGCAAAAGGTACTTTGAATATGACGCAAGATAGAGAATTGCAAGAGATGTTAAGTTATATTGGAGAATTATCACAAGAAGCATTACAAGAGATGACGTTATTAATTTGGCAATTAAGACCTGAAGGATTAGAGAAAGGATTAGCAGAAGCAATTCAAAATTACGGGAAGTTGTTAGGAGTTCAAGTGGAAGTTCGAATTGATGGGATGGTTTCAATTGGGGATGAAATAGAAGAAGTTTTATGGCGTATTAGCCAAGAGGCGCTACATAATTGTAAAAAGCATGCTTCGTGTGAAAAGGTACATGTTCTTTTAAAAATAGAAAATAACCAGTTATTTTTTTACATAGAAGATAATGGAATAGGATTTATACAAGATCAAGTAAGGGAGTCAGCACTTGGCCTGAAAAGTATGAAGGAACGTATTCAATTAATGAAGGGATCGTTTCAAATTATAACAGAGCTGAGAAAGGGTACAAAAATAGAAATTCAATTGCCGATTTGA